TCGTGAGGGGATAAAAGTTGCACAGGAACTGCTCGATGTGTCCTATATGTGGAACGAGCGAATAGGATTCGAAATAAATTGGCAACCATGGGAGTCGGGTGTTCCCGTGAAACTGGGAAATATAACGATAACGCCTTACAAAAACTCACATCTCAATGCATACAAAGAAGATGCATTTCGTCATCCACGAAGTTTACTTGAGAGCTTCTCGTTCATTGTTGAGTGCGAGAATAAAGTAGGCATTTACTCGGGCGATATAGGTTCCTTATCAGACCTCGATGGAATAATGCCCAAAAAACTTGCTTGGCTGATAATAGAAGGCATGCACTACTCACCCGAGGAGTTCGCTTCCTGGTTGCCCAAATACTCAATCGACAAGGTTATAATAACCCACATTCCGCCAAATAGAGATGAAAAAGACTTCCCCGAATCGGCAATAATAGCCCGTGATGGGATGAAAATAAAATTATAGAACGGAGGGGTAACAATGGACTTTTTCGAGGTAGTAAAGAATCGCCATAGCATAAGAGCCTATAAGCCGACACCGGTCGAACCGGAAAAGCTTCGCCAGCTAATGGAAGCTGTTCGACTGGCACCATCAGCAAGGAACAGGCAACCATGGAAATTTATCGTCGTTACCGATAAGGAGCGAATAAGAAAAATATATGAAGCCACCAAGGAGCAGGATTTCGTTCTTCAGGCACCCGTAGTAATAGCAGCTGTTGCCTACCCGACTGACTACATCAACACCAACGGCAATATAGCTCACTTTGTTGACCTTGGGATAGCGGGTGAACATCTCGCCTTAGCATGCACCGCTCTCGGACTTGGTGCATGCTGGGTTGTGGCGTTCAATCAGGATATGATGAAAGCTGCTCTTGAGGTACCAAAGGATGCTCATGTCGTTGCGATATTCCCCGTTGGATACCCTGACGAGGTCCCCAAAACAAAAGAAAGAAAACCCCTTTCTGAAATAGTTTACGCCGAAAAATGGGGCGGCAACCCTCCTGATTGGGCTTAATGATTGAAAAAATGTATGCTTGAAATTTCGGGCAAATTAAACATAATAATATTTAGAAACATATTTAAGGGGGAGCAAAATGTTTACAGTTATTAGTTTAATTTTATGCTTAATAAGTCTTGCATTTTCTACACCGATAATAGAAGCTGAGATGAGCATCCCTGGTTATCCACGCGCACCCGTGGTGGGCGATGTAGACGAGGACGGTTTCCCCGAGATAGTGGTCGGATATGGAGTAAATTATGCCTCAGGCAACGGTGGACTTATTATTTTCAGAAAGCATGCTGATGATACCACCATAGACACCGTATTTCACTGGCATCCACCAGGAGTTGTATCGGCTTACACTCCTTATATAGGTGATGTTGATGCCGATGGACATCCTGAGATATGCGTGCAATTCACGCATAATCCTATATCCGCCGCCGGACGAGATAGTATAATAGTCTTTAATCACGATTTTACTGAACTCTGGCGAGCAGAAGTAAGCACTATAACACGAACTAGTACAATAGCTAATGCTCACGCT
The sequence above is drawn from the bacterium genome and encodes:
- a CDS encoding ribonuclease Z codes for the protein MQIIVIGSGAGFPTGNKRSSCFWLEAGENAILLDCGDGCAGGIQACNLEPLKIDAIAITHLHSDHWGGLGLFIQLQHLISRKKPLTIIMPREGIKVAQELLDVSYMWNERIGFEINWQPWESGVPVKLGNITITPYKNSHLNAYKEDAFRHPRSLLESFSFIVECENKVGIYSGDIGSLSDLDGIMPKKLAWLIIEGMHYSPEEFASWLPKYSIDKVIITHIPPNRDEKDFPESAIIARDGMKIKL
- a CDS encoding nitroreductase family protein, whose protein sequence is MDFFEVVKNRHSIRAYKPTPVEPEKLRQLMEAVRLAPSARNRQPWKFIVVTDKERIRKIYEATKEQDFVLQAPVVIAAVAYPTDYINTNGNIAHFVDLGIAGEHLALACTALGLGACWVVAFNQDMMKAALEVPKDAHVVAIFPVGYPDEVPKTKERKPLSEIVYAEKWGGNPPDWA
- a CDS encoding VCBS repeat-containing protein: MFTVISLILCLISLAFSTPIIEAEMSIPGYPRAPVVGDVDEDGFPEIVVGYGVNYASGNGGLIIFRKHADDTTIDTVFHWHPPGVVSAYTPYIGDVDADGHPEICVQFTHNPISAAGRDSIIVFNHDFTELWRAEVSTITRTSTIANAHAITAGDIEGDGNVEVFALATQNYFIRVFNGRTGARIRDIGGAGYGYPYGGPSLFDLDEDGRLEI